The proteins below come from a single Parageobacillus thermoglucosidasius genomic window:
- a CDS encoding aldehyde dehydrogenase family protein produces the protein MKQFLELNKSFINGEWVEGASANSYDILNPYDDSVITTVKLATKEQTQKAFEAAYQAQKKWAKTPVEERKAIIRKALEYFKENKEAILEALAVESGSTYVKAEIEYQSTLAELAEAEKMTEEIYAYREVPSPIEGKTNRIYRLPLGVISSISPFNFPLFLSIRTIAPAIALGNAVVHKPDLKTGLTGGSIIAAAFEYAGLPKGVFNVVLTSSREIGDEMLTNPHSKMVSFTGSTEVGKRVGAVAGGALKRVALELGGNSPFVVLSDADVDRAVEAAIFGKYLHQGQICMIVNRFIIHQDVYDEFVNKFVERAKKLPYGDPRNRENVIGPIIDQRQLEKALKIIEEAKAEGIPLALEGKRVGNILTPTVFVNVDNNSKLAQTEVFAPIAIMIKAETDEQAIELANGTEYGLSSAIFTSDLEKGTKLALEIDSGMTHVNDQTVNLQSDTPFGGTKASGLGRFGNPWIVEEFTETKWVSVQHQYRKFPF, from the coding sequence TTGAAACAGTTTCTTGAACTTAATAAAAGCTTTATTAATGGCGAATGGGTGGAAGGAGCCAGTGCAAATTCTTATGATATTTTAAATCCATACGATGATTCTGTCATCACAACCGTTAAATTGGCTACAAAAGAACAAACGCAGAAAGCGTTTGAAGCGGCATACCAAGCACAGAAAAAATGGGCAAAAACGCCAGTGGAAGAAAGAAAAGCTATCATCCGGAAAGCATTAGAATATTTTAAAGAGAACAAAGAAGCAATTTTAGAGGCTTTGGCTGTAGAATCAGGCAGCACGTATGTCAAAGCAGAAATAGAATATCAAAGCACGTTAGCGGAATTGGCAGAAGCAGAAAAAATGACAGAAGAGATTTATGCGTACAGGGAAGTTCCTTCTCCTATTGAAGGAAAAACCAATCGAATTTACCGATTGCCGCTGGGAGTGATTTCATCGATTTCTCCGTTTAATTTCCCATTGTTTTTATCTATCAGAACCATTGCTCCTGCGATTGCCTTAGGGAATGCTGTGGTCCATAAGCCAGACTTGAAAACCGGCTTAACTGGAGGTTCGATTATTGCAGCGGCATTTGAATATGCAGGATTGCCTAAAGGGGTATTCAATGTCGTTTTGACGTCTTCGCGGGAAATCGGTGACGAAATGTTAACAAATCCTCATTCAAAAATGGTTAGTTTCACCGGATCCACAGAGGTAGGAAAACGTGTTGGCGCTGTTGCCGGCGGCGCGCTAAAACGCGTAGCATTAGAATTAGGCGGAAACAGCCCGTTTGTCGTGTTGAGCGATGCTGATGTTGACCGAGCAGTGGAAGCAGCGATATTCGGGAAATATTTGCATCAAGGGCAAATTTGCATGATCGTGAATCGATTTATTATTCATCAAGATGTATATGATGAATTTGTGAACAAATTTGTGGAACGGGCGAAAAAATTGCCATATGGAGATCCGCGCAACCGTGAAAACGTGATTGGGCCAATCATCGACCAACGCCAGTTAGAAAAAGCATTAAAAATAATTGAAGAAGCAAAAGCGGAAGGAATCCCGTTGGCATTAGAAGGAAAACGCGTAGGAAACATATTAACGCCAACGGTATTTGTGAATGTGGATAATAACAGCAAGTTAGCGCAAACGGAAGTATTTGCGCCAATTGCGATCATGATTAAAGCGGAAACAGATGAACAAGCGATTGAATTGGCGAATGGAACCGAATATGGTTTAAGCTCGGCTATATTTACCTCTGATCTTGAAAAAGGAACAAAACTAGCTTTAGAGATTGATAGCGGAATGACACATGTTAACGACCAAACGGTTAACCTTCAATCGGATACCCCGTTTGGAGGAACAAAAGCAAGCGGATTGGGCCGTTTCGGAAATCCGTGGATTGTAGAAGAGTTTACAGAAACAAAATGGGTTTCCGTTCAACATCAATATCGGAAATTCCCGTTTTAA
- a CDS encoding M50 family metallopeptidase, with product MQHIVYRPSILLLIIFFISFIVTKLFPSLASTVFDIWILCIGLIIAIFLHELGHVIFALLCRFNFHFLAFGPFLIEKGKGKLRIRENKYWLYFGGVSFVTPSVGTFSNIKAKLELFLLGGPLFSLIAFLVFFMIGKIYQNNFMLWCSILNIAIFIATSFPITKGEVNDGGNILLLFKAREAGLQILKFQILGEMFSSKRPMEWDKKLIEKCKEIMKEKNPLENHMICTFLFYYYFDIGHVEQIFSSIQPIINEPLTKENKWIKGNFNSLYILCKFLYDNNEANVEEIEKLFKGVSKLDSYAYHRSLAIIKYLKGDVKGAKRLINKLKHELSYTNGQGVYHVEKDILQKLKLKMMSLGRQRR from the coding sequence ATGCAACATATCGTTTACAGGCCTAGTATTTTGCTTCTAATTATATTCTTTATTTCTTTCATAGTTACTAAATTATTTCCATCATTAGCATCGACTGTTTTCGATATATGGATTTTGTGTATTGGTTTGATTATTGCTATTTTTTTGCACGAATTAGGGCATGTGATCTTTGCGTTATTATGTAGATTTAATTTCCATTTTCTTGCTTTTGGTCCCTTTCTCATTGAAAAAGGGAAAGGAAAATTAAGAATACGTGAAAATAAATATTGGCTTTATTTCGGCGGAGTTTCTTTTGTAACCCCTTCTGTTGGAACTTTTTCTAACATAAAAGCAAAATTGGAATTATTTTTGCTGGGAGGCCCTTTGTTTAGTTTGATAGCATTTCTTGTATTTTTTATGATTGGGAAGATTTATCAGAACAATTTTATGCTATGGTGTTCCATTTTAAACATTGCTATATTTATAGCCACCTCATTTCCGATTACAAAAGGGGAAGTAAACGACGGAGGAAATATATTATTACTATTTAAAGCCAGAGAAGCGGGTTTACAGATTTTAAAATTTCAAATACTTGGTGAGATGTTTAGTTCAAAAAGACCTATGGAATGGGATAAAAAACTGATTGAAAAGTGTAAGGAAATCATGAAAGAAAAAAATCCGCTAGAAAATCATATGATCTGTACATTTCTTTTTTATTATTATTTTGACATTGGTCATGTGGAACAGATTTTTTCAAGTATACAGCCAATCATCAATGAACCGCTGACAAAGGAAAATAAATGGATCAAAGGGAATTTTAACAGTTTGTATATACTATGCAAATTTTTATATGATAACAATGAAGCGAACGTAGAAGAAATAGAGAAATTATTTAAAGGAGTATCGAAATTAGATTCATATGCCTATCATCGTTCCCTTGCCATCATTAAGTATTTAAAGGGGGATGTGAAAGGAGCAAAAAGGTTGATAAACAAATTGAAACATGAATTAAGTTATACGAATGGTCAAGGTGTGTATCATGTTGAAAAAGATATTTTACAAAAATTAAAATTAAAAATGATGTCACTTGGTCGGCAAAGGCGATAA
- the murB gene encoding UDP-N-acetylmuramate dehydrogenase, which yields MCENNVIYQELVRICGEKNVLRDEPLKYHTLVKIGGKADFLVWPETYEQVVEVIRLKEKHRLPFTLLGNGSNVIVRDGGIRGIVVQLKHLTEIKVEGEKIIAQSGADIKAVSRVALEHSLTGLEFACGIPGSVGGAIMMNAGAYDGEIKDVVDHVKVVTQTGEQKILRKDDLQLGYRTSIISKTNDIVLEAVFQLKKGDPQKIKEKMDDLTFRRESKQPLEYPSVGSVFKRPPGYFAGKLIQDSGLQGKGVGGAEVSTKHAGFIINKNNATASDYIATIELVRKTVKEKFGVDLELEVKIIGEDIKQ from the coding sequence ATGTGCGAAAATAATGTGATTTATCAAGAATTAGTGCGAATTTGTGGGGAAAAAAACGTGCTGCGGGACGAACCGTTGAAATATCATACGTTAGTAAAAATTGGCGGCAAGGCGGATTTCCTCGTCTGGCCGGAAACATATGAGCAGGTGGTCGAAGTCATTCGGTTAAAAGAAAAGCATCGCCTCCCTTTCACCCTGCTTGGCAACGGTTCGAACGTCATCGTGCGTGACGGCGGCATTCGCGGCATTGTCGTGCAGCTAAAGCATCTAACAGAAATCAAAGTGGAAGGCGAAAAAATTATCGCGCAAAGCGGCGCTGATATTAAAGCAGTTTCTCGGGTTGCACTGGAACACAGCTTGACGGGGCTGGAGTTCGCGTGCGGCATTCCCGGCTCTGTCGGGGGCGCGATTATGATGAATGCGGGTGCTTATGACGGGGAAATAAAAGATGTGGTTGACCATGTTAAGGTCGTTACACAAACGGGAGAACAGAAAATTTTGCGCAAAGACGATTTGCAGCTTGGTTATCGCACGAGCATCATCAGCAAGACGAACGACATTGTGCTGGAGGCGGTGTTCCAGCTTAAAAAAGGAGATCCGCAAAAAATTAAAGAAAAAATGGACGATCTCACCTTCCGGCGTGAATCCAAACAGCCGCTTGAATATCCTTCTGTCGGCAGCGTGTTTAAACGCCCTCCTGGATATTTTGCGGGCAAGCTCATTCAAGACAGCGGCCTGCAAGGAAAAGGGGTCGGAGGTGCGGAAGTATCGACAAAGCACGCAGGTTTTATTATTAATAAAAACAACGCCACCGCCTCTGACTATATTGCGACGATCGAACTGGTGCGGAAAACGGTTAAAGAAAAATTCGGCGTCGATCTGGAATTAGAAGTGAAAATTATCGGGGAGGATATCAAACAGTAA
- the crcB gene encoding fluoride efflux transporter CrcB: MIDYVIVGLAGIVGALLRYYLGLFVSGWWNGPFPLATLLTNMLGCFALGWLNAYLPRWRNIPSYVAAGLGTGLIGSFTTFSTFSVETVELLRMSHWGTALVYVFLSMCGGVLMALYGFRLGRDGLRVKNEAAE; the protein is encoded by the coding sequence ATGATTGATTATGTGATTGTCGGCCTTGCTGGAATCGTTGGTGCATTGCTTCGCTACTATTTAGGTTTGTTTGTGAGCGGCTGGTGGAACGGGCCGTTTCCTTTGGCGACATTGCTTACGAATATGCTCGGCTGCTTTGCATTAGGATGGTTGAACGCTTATTTGCCGCGTTGGCGCAATATTCCTTCTTACGTAGCGGCAGGGCTAGGAACAGGGTTAATCGGTTCGTTTACAACTTTTTCCACGTTCAGCGTCGAAACGGTCGAGTTGTTGCGCATGTCCCATTGGGGGACAGCGTTGGTTTATGTTTTTCTCAGCATGTGCGGCGGGGTGTTGATGGCATTGTACGGATTTCGTCTCGGACGTGATGGCCTGCGTGTGAAAAACGAGGCGGCAGAGTAA
- the crcB gene encoding fluoride efflux transporter CrcB has protein sequence MLWNSALVAFGGFFGAMARFGISKWMKQIYPSSFPFATLLINLIGSFLLGYIVGKGWNASWNLLFGTGFMGAFTTFSTFKFESIAFYVHKQWKSFILYLALSYLFGLLLAFLGMKAASM, from the coding sequence ATGTTATGGAATAGCGCACTTGTGGCGTTCGGCGGATTTTTCGGAGCAATGGCGCGCTTCGGAATCAGCAAATGGATGAAACAAATATATCCTTCTTCTTTTCCGTTTGCTACATTATTGATCAATTTAATTGGTTCTTTTTTGCTCGGATATATTGTCGGAAAAGGGTGGAACGCTTCTTGGAATCTTCTTTTCGGAACAGGATTTATGGGGGCGTTCACGACTTTTTCGACATTCAAGTTTGAAAGTATTGCGTTTTATGTTCATAAGCAATGGAAATCATTTATTTTATATCTCGCATTAAGCTATCTGTTCGGCCTGCTTCTTGCTTTTCTTGGCATGAAAGCGGCAAGTATGTAA
- a CDS encoding threonine/serine exporter family protein, with translation MPDYHDRTNDIVDLCLLAGKIMLESGGETYRVEDTMMRIAASFGIPRSHSYVTPTGIIFSIDRMNSTQFIRIVERSTDLHKVALVNNISRRISNGELSLDEAYQQLKEVEKQKLFYSFWQQVAAAAVASGCFAVMFGGWNNFFPSLLAGGAGFYCFEMIHRLVKIRFFAEFFASFIVGGLAMIFVMIGLGANLDKIIIGSVMPLVPGLVITNAVRDLMAGHFLAGLSKGAEAFLTAFAIGTGIALILSIG, from the coding sequence ATGCCAGATTACCATGATCGGACAAACGATATCGTCGATCTTTGTTTGTTAGCGGGAAAAATTATGCTCGAAAGCGGCGGGGAAACATACCGCGTGGAAGATACGATGATGCGTATAGCAGCTTCATTTGGCATTCCCCGTTCACACAGTTATGTCACGCCGACGGGAATTATTTTTTCGATTGATCGGATGAATTCTACGCAGTTTATCCGGATTGTGGAACGTTCGACAGATTTGCATAAAGTCGCGCTTGTGAACAACATTTCCCGCCGCATCAGCAATGGAGAGCTGTCGCTCGACGAGGCATATCAACAGTTAAAAGAAGTGGAGAAACAAAAGCTTTTTTATTCTTTTTGGCAGCAAGTCGCGGCGGCGGCGGTTGCCAGCGGCTGCTTTGCTGTCATGTTTGGGGGCTGGAACAACTTTTTCCCTTCACTGCTTGCCGGAGGAGCGGGATTTTATTGTTTTGAGATGATTCACCGCCTTGTGAAAATACGATTTTTTGCCGAATTTTTTGCTTCGTTTATCGTTGGTGGATTGGCTATGATTTTCGTTATGATCGGGCTTGGGGCGAATTTGGATAAAATTATTATCGGGTCTGTTATGCCATTGGTGCCGGGACTTGTGATAACGAACGCTGTGCGCGATTTAATGGCAGGGCATTTTCTCGCCGGATTGTCCAAAGGCGCGGAAGCTTTTTTAACCGCGTTCGCGATTGGCACCGGCATTGCGCTGATTTTATCGATTGGCTAA
- a CDS encoding threonine/serine exporter family protein, giving the protein MIVQQLLISFIASAAFGIIFNIPKKLLINCGFVGMVGWIIYFLFAEQQINGVAATFIASFFVAMISAIFARIYKTPVTIFSVSGIIPLVPGGLAYEAMRHVVLNDYNMAISLAVKAFMISGAIAMGLVFSEVINQIVKQKRKS; this is encoded by the coding sequence ATGATTGTGCAACAATTATTGATAAGTTTTATTGCTTCGGCAGCGTTTGGGATCATTTTTAACATTCCGAAAAAGCTGTTAATCAATTGCGGATTTGTCGGAATGGTCGGATGGATTATTTATTTTTTATTCGCTGAGCAGCAAATCAATGGTGTTGCCGCTACGTTTATTGCCTCTTTTTTTGTGGCAATGATCAGCGCCATATTTGCAAGAATATACAAAACGCCGGTAACGATTTTCAGCGTTTCCGGGATTATCCCGCTCGTTCCGGGGGGCTTGGCGTATGAAGCGATGCGTCATGTCGTCTTAAACGATTATAATATGGCGATATCACTTGCTGTGAAAGCATTTATGATTTCTGGAGCGATTGCGATGGGACTGGTTTTTTCGGAAGTGATTAACCAGATCGTCAAACAGAAGCGGAAATCCTAA
- a CDS encoding M20 peptidase aminoacylase family protein: MRKIIYAMKGELWEIFDYLHRHPEVSWEEWKTTRFIEQQLIQEGYRTQTFSDCPGVIGEIGSGTFTVGLRSDMDALWQEVDGVWRANHACGHDAHMTMVLGVAKLFNRIGYQPPGTLRLLFQPAEEKGTGALKFLEKGVADDMDFLYGVHLRPIQEVKSGYAAPAILHGAAQCIEGEIKGVAAHAARPHLGVNVIEVGSAIVQELGKIHVDPQVPASIKMTRFRAGGKNVNIIPDYAEFALDLRAQTNEVMEQLVEGLNDIVKGVAAIYHADIRLRSGVRVAAAKPHPQARSFMERAIAAVLGREKCLPPIVTSGGEDFHFYSWMKPQLKTTMLGLGCDLTPGLHHPQMTFRREDLLSGIEILARAVMETFEHFALQGEMGSARFAAKN; the protein is encoded by the coding sequence ATGAGGAAAATTATTTATGCGATGAAGGGAGAATTATGGGAGATTTTTGATTATCTTCATCGCCATCCAGAAGTTAGCTGGGAAGAGTGGAAAACGACGCGGTTTATCGAACAGCAACTCATCCAAGAAGGATATCGTACCCAAACTTTTTCCGATTGTCCGGGAGTGATTGGAGAAATTGGCAGCGGAACGTTTACGGTCGGATTGCGCAGCGATATGGATGCGCTTTGGCAAGAAGTAGATGGGGTATGGCGGGCGAACCATGCGTGCGGGCATGATGCCCATATGACAATGGTATTAGGGGTTGCCAAGCTATTTAATCGCATCGGCTATCAGCCGCCCGGAACGTTGCGGCTTCTTTTTCAGCCAGCGGAAGAAAAAGGAACTGGCGCATTAAAATTTTTGGAAAAAGGAGTCGCCGATGACATGGACTTTTTGTACGGTGTTCATTTGCGGCCGATTCAAGAAGTCAAAAGCGGTTATGCCGCTCCAGCAATTTTACATGGAGCCGCCCAATGTATTGAAGGGGAAATTAAAGGAGTGGCCGCACATGCGGCAAGACCGCATCTCGGAGTCAATGTCATTGAAGTGGGAAGTGCGATTGTGCAGGAGTTAGGCAAAATTCACGTAGATCCGCAAGTGCCGGCATCGATAAAAATGACAAGATTTCGTGCAGGCGGCAAAAACGTGAACATCATCCCGGATTATGCCGAATTTGCGCTTGATTTGCGGGCGCAAACAAATGAGGTGATGGAACAGTTAGTGGAAGGATTAAACGACATTGTCAAAGGGGTAGCGGCTATTTATCATGCGGATATCCGGCTTCGTTCCGGCGTTCGCGTTGCTGCCGCAAAGCCGCACCCACAAGCGCGGTCGTTCATGGAGCGCGCTATTGCCGCCGTATTGGGAAGAGAAAAATGTTTGCCGCCAATCGTTACTTCAGGGGGAGAGGACTTCCATTTTTATTCATGGATGAAACCGCAGTTAAAAACGACGATGCTTGGGCTTGGCTGCGATTTGACGCCAGGGCTGCATCATCCGCAAATGACGTTCCGCCGCGAAGACTTATTGTCCGGCATTGAAATATTAGCAAGAGCCGTTATGGAAACGTTTGAGCATTTTGCATTGCAAGGAGAGATGGGAAGTGCACGTTTCGCTGCAAAAAATTGA
- a CDS encoding GNAT family N-acetyltransferase, protein MHVSLQKIDTIEQLEEMARLEAEVWGTIPVPTHQTLTAAKNGGIIIGAFVDGKMVGFVYSFPGYEDGQIYLCSHMMGIAKPFRDKGIGYMLKMKQAQEAIKKGYRTIRWTYDPLQSRNGYLNIAKLGAVCSQYVENYYGQMEDALNKHLPSDRFIVEWLLESRYLQERSRFFSNIAWSPENVALNWKQNNNGDPVPVCKEEFTLYDQPFLLVPVPLQFQRLIETDLALALDWRYKTRDVFVRLFRKGWAVAHIIRKEDEPILYYVCVKRSELPI, encoded by the coding sequence GTGCACGTTTCGCTGCAAAAAATTGACACGATCGAACAGCTCGAAGAAATGGCAAGGTTAGAAGCAGAAGTATGGGGAACGATCCCGGTCCCTACTCACCAAACGTTGACGGCGGCGAAAAACGGCGGCATTATTATCGGCGCTTTTGTGGATGGAAAAATGGTCGGATTTGTGTATAGCTTTCCCGGATACGAGGACGGGCAAATATATCTTTGTTCACATATGATGGGAATTGCCAAACCGTTCCGCGACAAAGGAATCGGTTATATGCTGAAAATGAAACAAGCGCAAGAGGCAATCAAAAAAGGATATCGCACGATTCGTTGGACATACGATCCGCTACAAAGCAGAAACGGCTATTTGAACATTGCCAAGTTAGGGGCTGTTTGCTCACAGTATGTGGAAAATTATTATGGCCAGATGGAGGATGCATTGAACAAGCATTTACCGTCGGACCGTTTTATTGTCGAGTGGCTATTAGAAAGCCGGTATTTACAAGAAAGAAGCCGCTTTTTCTCTAACATAGCATGGTCGCCGGAGAATGTGGCGCTGAATTGGAAGCAAAACAACAATGGAGATCCAGTGCCTGTTTGCAAAGAGGAATTTACCCTTTATGACCAGCCGTTTTTGCTTGTTCCTGTTCCTTTGCAGTTTCAGCGGCTTATAGAGACAGATCTTGCGCTGGCGCTGGATTGGCGCTATAAGACGCGCGACGTGTTTGTCCGGCTTTTTCGCAAAGGATGGGCCGTTGCGCATATCATTCGGAAAGAGGATGAACCTATCTTATATTATGTGTGCGTGAAACGCAGCGAATTGCCGATATAA
- the menC gene encoding o-succinylbenzoate synthase, with translation MEIKVRRVVLRHLQMELKSPFTTSFGSFQKKEFILVEAVDEDGVSGWGESVAFSSPWYNEETVKTNWHIIEDFLLPLLFQAPIAHPEELRQRFSIIRKNQMAKAAVEGAVWDLFAKKQALPLHKALGGNKHSIEVGVSIGIQKSVDDLLRIVERYVQAGYRRIKIKIKPGWDVGVVREVRRRFPDVPFMADANSAYSLADIDRLKALDEFQLMMIEQPLASDDIVDHAALQSQIKTPVCLDESICSAEDARKAIQLGSCRIINIKIGRVGGLTEAKRIHDICQKNGIPVWCGGMLEAGVGRAHNIAITTLENFTLPGDTAASSHYWEKDIIVPEVVVRNGMITVPEQPGIGYEVDRRQVDIYTSYAKVYRP, from the coding sequence ATGGAAATAAAAGTGAGACGAGTTGTGCTGCGCCATTTGCAAATGGAACTTAAATCACCGTTTACGACGAGCTTTGGTTCGTTTCAGAAAAAGGAATTTATTTTAGTCGAAGCGGTTGATGAAGACGGCGTGTCGGGATGGGGGGAATCGGTGGCTTTTTCCTCTCCTTGGTACAATGAAGAAACCGTAAAAACCAATTGGCATATCATAGAAGATTTTTTATTGCCGCTTTTATTTCAAGCGCCAATTGCCCATCCGGAAGAGCTGCGCCAACGTTTTTCCATCATCCGCAAAAATCAAATGGCCAAAGCGGCGGTAGAAGGGGCGGTATGGGATTTATTTGCGAAAAAACAAGCATTGCCGTTACATAAAGCGCTTGGCGGAAATAAGCACAGCATTGAGGTAGGGGTGAGCATTGGCATTCAGAAAAGTGTCGATGATTTATTGCGCATTGTCGAACGGTACGTGCAAGCAGGGTATCGGCGCATCAAAATAAAAATTAAACCCGGGTGGGACGTTGGCGTGGTCCGCGAAGTTCGCCGCCGTTTTCCGGACGTTCCGTTCATGGCCGATGCCAACTCCGCTTATTCGCTGGCAGATATCGATCGATTAAAGGCGTTAGATGAATTTCAGTTAATGATGATTGAACAGCCGCTTGCTTCAGATGATATTGTGGATCATGCGGCATTACAGTCGCAGATAAAGACACCGGTCTGTTTGGATGAAAGCATTTGTTCGGCCGAAGATGCCAGAAAAGCCATTCAGCTTGGCAGTTGCCGGATAATAAATATAAAAATCGGCCGTGTCGGAGGGCTGACAGAAGCGAAGCGCATTCACGATATTTGTCAAAAGAACGGCATTCCCGTCTGGTGTGGCGGCATGTTAGAAGCTGGTGTCGGCAGAGCGCACAATATTGCCATAACGACGCTGGAGAATTTTACGTTGCCTGGCGATACTGCTGCTTCTTCCCATTACTGGGAGAAAGATATTATTGTTCCAGAAGTCGTTGTCCGTAATGGAATGATAACAGTGCCAGAACAACCGGGGATTGGATATGAAGTCGACAGACGGCAAGTAGATATTTATACGAGCTATGCTAAGGTGTACCGTCCTTAG
- a CDS encoding solute symporter family protein codes for MHGLAFFLFLIIVALTLVITYFASKRTRTTSEFYTADSSLTGWQNGLAIAGDYMSAASFLGIAGMIALAGFDGFFYSIGFLVAYLVVLYIVAEPLRNLGKYTMADMIAARFSDKKVRGVAALNTIAISIFYMIAQLVGAGGLIKLLLGIDYIYSVLIVGILMTVYVVFGGMMATSWVQIVKAVLLMVGTFIISFIVFAKFDFSLTKMFNEVKTATPLGEAFLNPGNKFKDPLDTISLNLALILGTAGLPHILIRFFTVKDAPTARKSVVHATWIIGIFYVLTIFLGFGAAAFVGYDKIVAANPAGNMAAPLLAEALGGDFLFAFISAVAFATILAVVAGLVLSAASAFAHDFYSHILRRGEATEREQMVAARFASVGVSILSILLALFAQKMNVAFLVSLAFAVAASANLPIIVLTIFWRRFNTTGAIAGMLVGLFSALLLVFFSPNVWAPEPGVAILVGEPLFKLANPGIVSIPLGFIAAIVGTLLSSKKADSKKFDEILVKANTGIKELAN; via the coding sequence ATGCACGGGTTAGCCTTTTTCCTCTTCTTGATCATTGTGGCGCTGACGCTTGTCATCACGTACTTCGCTTCGAAACGGACGAGAACAACGAGCGAGTTTTATACAGCAGATAGCAGCTTAACCGGCTGGCAAAACGGGCTGGCAATTGCCGGCGACTATATGTCCGCTGCTTCATTTTTAGGAATTGCCGGCATGATCGCACTGGCTGGTTTTGACGGTTTCTTTTATAGTATTGGCTTCCTTGTTGCATATTTAGTCGTTCTTTACATTGTCGCAGAACCGCTGCGTAACCTTGGCAAATATACGATGGCGGACATGATTGCCGCCCGATTCTCCGACAAAAAAGTGCGCGGGGTCGCAGCGCTTAATACGATCGCCATCTCCATTTTCTACATGATTGCTCAGCTTGTCGGTGCCGGAGGCCTTATTAAGCTATTATTAGGGATTGATTATATTTACTCTGTCCTCATTGTCGGCATCCTCATGACCGTTTACGTCGTTTTTGGCGGCATGATGGCGACGAGCTGGGTACAAATTGTAAAAGCGGTATTATTAATGGTCGGTACGTTTATTATTTCCTTTATCGTCTTTGCAAAATTTGATTTCAGCCTCACCAAAATGTTTAATGAAGTTAAAACAGCCACGCCGCTTGGTGAAGCGTTCCTCAATCCTGGCAATAAATTTAAAGACCCGCTTGATACGATATCGCTGAATTTAGCGCTTATCCTAGGAACAGCAGGACTTCCACACATTTTAATCCGCTTCTTTACAGTAAAAGATGCACCAACTGCTCGCAAATCGGTCGTTCATGCAACATGGATTATCGGAATTTTTTACGTTTTAACGATTTTCTTAGGGTTTGGAGCCGCGGCATTCGTTGGTTATGACAAAATTGTCGCCGCAAACCCTGCCGGAAACATGGCCGCTCCATTATTGGCGGAAGCGCTCGGCGGCGATTTCCTGTTCGCGTTTATATCTGCAGTCGCGTTTGCCACCATTTTAGCTGTTGTGGCGGGACTTGTGCTGTCAGCCGCATCGGCGTTCGCCCATGACTTTTACAGCCATATTCTTCGCCGCGGCGAAGCAACAGAAAGGGAGCAAATGGTTGCGGCGCGCTTTGCTTCTGTCGGCGTATCGATTTTGTCCATTCTTTTAGCGTTGTTCGCCCAAAAAATGAATGTCGCTTTCCTTGTCTCATTGGCATTTGCCGTTGCCGCAAGCGCCAATTTGCCGATTATTGTATTAACGATTTTCTGGCGCCGCTTTAATACAACAGGCGCTATTGCCGGAATGCTCGTCGGGCTGTTCAGCGCGTTATTGCTCGTGTTCTTTAGTCCGAACGTTTGGGCGCCGGAACCGGGAGTAGCGATTCTTGTCGGCGAACCGCTCTTTAAGCTGGCCAACCCTGGCATTGTTTCCATCCCATTAGGATTCATCGCGGCGATTGTCGGCACACTTCTTTCCTCGAAAAAAGCCGATAGCAAGAAATTTGATGAAATTCTTGTGAAAGCGAATACAGGAATAAAAGAATTGGCAAACTAA
- a CDS encoding DUF485 domain-containing protein: MAIQNRSFEERAAMDYSQIVQSSSFQHLMREKKKFIVPFTLFFLVFYFALPILTSYSDVLNASAIGPISWAWIFAFAQFIMTWTLCTIYSKRAAKFDKIVEQIKQEAKEGGSI, translated from the coding sequence ATGGCGATACAAAACCGTTCTTTCGAAGAACGAGCAGCAATGGATTATAGTCAAATTGTCCAGTCTTCATCTTTTCAGCATCTCATGCGCGAAAAGAAAAAATTTATTGTGCCATTCACGCTGTTTTTCTTAGTGTTTTACTTTGCACTGCCGATTTTGACATCCTATTCCGACGTGTTAAACGCTTCGGCAATCGGTCCGATCAGTTGGGCATGGATATTTGCGTTTGCGCAATTTATCATGACGTGGACGCTATGCACCATTTACTCTAAACGCGCCGCCAAATTTGACAAAATCGTGGAACAAATTAAACAAGAAGCGAAGGAAGGAGGAAGCATATAA